From Camelina sativa cultivar DH55 chromosome 7, Cs, whole genome shotgun sequence, one genomic window encodes:
- the LOC104702718 gene encoding cinnamyl alcohol dehydrogenase 2 isoform X1, producing the protein MVDGHKAFGWAAKDKSGVLSPFHFSRRENGENDVTVKILFCGVCHSDLHTIKNHWGISRYPIVPGHEIVGIATKVGKNVTKFKEGDRVGVGVIIGSCQSCESCNQDLENYCSKLVFTYNSRSSDGTRNQGGYSDVIVVDHRFVLRFPDGLPSDAGAPLLCAGITVYSPMKYYGMTEDSGKHLGVSGLGGLGHIAVKIGKAFGLRVTVISRSSEKEREAIDRLGADAFLVTTDSQKMKDAVGTMDFIMDTVSAEHSLLPLFSLLNVNGKLVMLGLPEKPLELPIFPLVSGRKMVGGSQIGGMKETQEMLEFCAKHNIVSDIELIKMSDINSAMDRLARSDVRYRFVIDVANSLSPA; encoded by the exons atgGTAGATGGACATAAAGCATTTGGTTGGGCGGCCAAGGACAAATCCGGCGTCCTCTCTCCATTTCATTTCTCTAGAAG AGAAAATGGTGAGAACGATGTAACAGTGAAGATCTTGTTCTGTGGTGTTTGCCACTCTGATCTTCATACCATCAAGAACCACTGGGGAATATCTCGTTACCCCATTGTTCCCGG GCATGAAATCGTTGGAATCGCAACAAAAGTTGGTAAGAACGTGACAAAGTTCAAAGAAGGAGACCGAGTAGGAGTAGGCGTAATAATCGGCTCATGCCAATCATGTGAATCATGTAACCAAGACTTAGAAAACTACTGTTCTAAACTCGTTTTCACATACAACTCTCGTTCTTCTGACGGAACCAGAAACCAAGGTGGTTACTCCGACGTAATTGTTGTCGATCACCGCTTTGTGCTACGCTTTCCCGATGGTTTACCAAGCGATGCAGGCGCGCCTCTGCTCTGTGCTGGGATCACTGTGTACAGTCCAATGAAGTATTACGGTATGACTGAAGATTCAGGGAAACATTTAGGTGTGAGTGGACTTGGTGGACTTGGTCATATAGCTGTGAAGATTGGCAAAGCCTTTGGTTTAAGAGTTACTGTGATTAGTAGGTCAtcggagaaagagagagaagcaatcGATCGACTCGGTGCTGATGCGTTTCTCGTCACAACGGATTCTCAAAAGATGAAGGATGCAGTTGGGACTATGGATTTCATTATGGATACGGTGTCTGCGGAACATTCTCTACTACCGTTGTTTAGTTTGCTTAATGTGAATGGAAAGCTTGTGATGTTAGGCTTACCGGAGAAGCCACTCGAGCTACCAATCTTCCCTCTAGTTAGCG GAAGGAAAATGGTGGGAGGAAGTCAAATTGGAGGGATGAAGGAGACACAAGAGATGCTTGAGTTCTGTGCTAAGCATAATATTGTTTCGGATATTGAGCTCATAAAGATGAGTGATATCAACTCTGCTATGGACCGTTTGGCTAGATCTGATGTCAGGTACCGATTCGTGATCGATGTGGCCAACTCCTTGAGTCCTGCTTGA
- the LOC104702718 gene encoding cinnamyl alcohol dehydrogenase 2 isoform X2, with translation MVDGHKAFGWAAKDKSGVLSPFHFSRRHEIVGIATKVGKNVTKFKEGDRVGVGVIIGSCQSCESCNQDLENYCSKLVFTYNSRSSDGTRNQGGYSDVIVVDHRFVLRFPDGLPSDAGAPLLCAGITVYSPMKYYGMTEDSGKHLGVSGLGGLGHIAVKIGKAFGLRVTVISRSSEKEREAIDRLGADAFLVTTDSQKMKDAVGTMDFIMDTVSAEHSLLPLFSLLNVNGKLVMLGLPEKPLELPIFPLVSGRKMVGGSQIGGMKETQEMLEFCAKHNIVSDIELIKMSDINSAMDRLARSDVRYRFVIDVANSLSPA, from the exons atgGTAGATGGACATAAAGCATTTGGTTGGGCGGCCAAGGACAAATCCGGCGTCCTCTCTCCATTTCATTTCTCTAGAAG GCATGAAATCGTTGGAATCGCAACAAAAGTTGGTAAGAACGTGACAAAGTTCAAAGAAGGAGACCGAGTAGGAGTAGGCGTAATAATCGGCTCATGCCAATCATGTGAATCATGTAACCAAGACTTAGAAAACTACTGTTCTAAACTCGTTTTCACATACAACTCTCGTTCTTCTGACGGAACCAGAAACCAAGGTGGTTACTCCGACGTAATTGTTGTCGATCACCGCTTTGTGCTACGCTTTCCCGATGGTTTACCAAGCGATGCAGGCGCGCCTCTGCTCTGTGCTGGGATCACTGTGTACAGTCCAATGAAGTATTACGGTATGACTGAAGATTCAGGGAAACATTTAGGTGTGAGTGGACTTGGTGGACTTGGTCATATAGCTGTGAAGATTGGCAAAGCCTTTGGTTTAAGAGTTACTGTGATTAGTAGGTCAtcggagaaagagagagaagcaatcGATCGACTCGGTGCTGATGCGTTTCTCGTCACAACGGATTCTCAAAAGATGAAGGATGCAGTTGGGACTATGGATTTCATTATGGATACGGTGTCTGCGGAACATTCTCTACTACCGTTGTTTAGTTTGCTTAATGTGAATGGAAAGCTTGTGATGTTAGGCTTACCGGAGAAGCCACTCGAGCTACCAATCTTCCCTCTAGTTAGCG GAAGGAAAATGGTGGGAGGAAGTCAAATTGGAGGGATGAAGGAGACACAAGAGATGCTTGAGTTCTGTGCTAAGCATAATATTGTTTCGGATATTGAGCTCATAAAGATGAGTGATATCAACTCTGCTATGGACCGTTTGGCTAGATCTGATGTCAGGTACCGATTCGTGATCGATGTGGCCAACTCCTTGAGTCCTGCTTGA
- the LOC104702715 gene encoding putative defensin-like protein 79, whose translation MESKKSSHAYGTYFLLISTIFLLFLSQQANSYQKLICLDLNISCAECKKQCDETSYGGICLNEGLKNETCCCKKSPPPSYYDSSPPSSI comes from the exons ATGGAAAGCAAAAAATCTTCACATGCTTATGGAACATATTTTCTTCTGATATCAACCATTTTCTTGCTTTTCCTCTCAC AACAAGCAAATTCGTACCAAAAGCTCATATGTCTAGATCTAAATATATCATGTGCCGAGTGCAAAAAACAGTGCGACGAGACAAGTTATGGAGGGATATGTTTAAATGAAGGCCTCAAAAATGAAACTTGTTGTTGCAAAAAAAGTCCTCCGCCATCGTATTATGATTCTAGCCCTCCTTCttcaatataa